In one window of Episyrphus balteatus chromosome 3, idEpiBalt1.1, whole genome shotgun sequence DNA:
- the LOC129916339 gene encoding endonuclease III-like protein 1 has translation MNLFKRIGNIFMKMAPRRKPVNLPEKLIQQEDKIKVEPINDIEDLIKKEPITSPYFSPMKTRNQRLNADIKPTSSLASQVIPPQVLVKNVKQEPKPKKQSVRETKKQKEMQAILEGLKKLPEVDDGPLEVFVKPEPVTIVEPIATKLKKTVKTKRVPKETAKSVKSKSANETPESSNQTVAIKNEESPSSPIKVVKRKSKDSSKSPEHKLERWEPNNWSQILDNIRVMRANVPAPVDTMGCDRCADENADEKTKRFHVLLALMLSSQTKDEVTHEAMKRLTADNNCTPQIIADMEPQKLETLLYPVSFYKNKAKYLKNTSKVLVEEYNSDIPNDIKGLMKLPGVGPKMAHICMNAAWDIVTGIGVDVHVHRISNRLGWVRQETKQPEQTRKELESWLPSAHWKEVNHLLVGFGQTVCTPLKPKCGECLNKTICPAAFLVKPKKVKPEKVVL, from the exons atgaatttatttaaaagaattgGAAATATATTTATGAAAATGGCACCTCGACGAAAGCCTGTCAATTTACCCGAGAAACTTATCCAGCAAGAAGATAAGATCAAAGTTGAACCAATCAAT GACATTgaagatttaattaaaaaagaaccAATCACATCACCGTATTTCTCGCCAATGAAAACAAGAAATCAAAGATTAAATGCAGATATTAAACCAACTTCGTCGCTTGCTAGTCAAGTGATTCCCCCTCAAGTTCttgtaaaaaatgttaaacaagaACCAAAACCTAAAAAACAGTCTGTAAGAGAGACtaagaaacaaaaagaaatgcaAGCTATTCTTGAAGGTTTAAAGAAACTTCCCGAAGTCGACGATGGTCCTTTGGAAGTTTTTGTTAAGCCAGAACCTGTGACAATAGTTGAACCTATTGCCACCAAACTTAAGAAAACTGTTAAAACCAAAAGAGTTCCTAAAGAAACAGCAAAGTCTGTTAAAAGCAAGTCTGCTAACGAAACCCCTGAATCCTCAAACCAAACAGTGGCTATTAAGAATGAAGAGTCCCCATCTTCACCCATAAAAGTAGTTAAACGAAAATCTAAAGACTCTTCAAAGTCCCCAGAACACAAACTAGAAAGATGGGAACCAAATAATTGGTCACAAATTCTTGATAACATACGAGTTATGCGAGCGAATGTACCAGCTCCAGTTGACACTATGGGGTGTGATAGATGTGCCGATGAGAATGCGGATGAGAAA acAAAGAGGTTCCATGTTCTATTGGCACTGATGTTGTCAAGTCAGACCAAAGATGAAGTCACTCATGAGGCTATGAAACGTTTAACAGCCGATAATAATTGTACGCCACAAATAATTGCCGATATGGAACCGCAGAAGTTGGAGACACTACTTTATCCAGTGTCTTTTTACAAA AATAAAGCAAAGTACCTTAAAAATACATCCAAGGTTCTCGTCGAGGAATATAATTCGGATATACCCAATGATATTAAAGGTTTAATGAAATTACCAGGAGTTGGACCAAAGATGGCACATATTTGCATGAATGCCGCTTGGGATATAGTCACTGGAATAG gtGTTGATGTGCATGTCCATCGAATCTCAAATCGTTTAGGTTGGGTGCGTCAGGAAACCAAACAACCCGAACAAACTCGAAAAGAATTAGAATCTTGGTTGCCATCGGCTCACTGGAAAGAAGTTAATCATTTATTGGTTGGATTTGGACAAACTGTTTGCACCCCACTTAAACCAAAATGTGGtgaatgtttaaataaaacaatctGCCCGGCAGCTTTTCTTGTTAAGCCTAAAAAAGTTAAACCAGAAAAAGTAGTTTTGtaa